From a single Frankiaceae bacterium genomic region:
- the tuf gene encoding elongation factor Tu: MAKAKFERTKPHVNIGTIGHIDHGKTTLTAAITKVLHDAHPDLNPFTPFDQIDKAPEEKARGITISIAHVEYQTDNRHYAHVDCPGHADYIKNMITGAAQMDGAILVVSAADGPMPQTKEHVLLARQVGVPYIVVALNKADVVDDEEILELVELEVRELLSSYDFPGDDLPVVRVSALKALEGDAKWGESIIELMAAVDANIPEPVRDVDKPFLMPIEDVFTITGRGTVVTGRIERGIVNVNETVDIVGIKEETQSTTVTGVEMFRKLLDQGMAGDNVGLLLRGIKREDVERGQVVVKPKSITPHTDFEAQVYILGKDEGGRHTPFFNNYRPQFYFRTTDVTGVVNLPEGVEMVMPGDNTEMTVTLIQPIAMEEGLRFAIREGGRTVGAGRVTKILK, translated from the coding sequence GTGGCTAAGGCGAAGTTCGAGCGGACCAAGCCGCACGTCAACATCGGCACGATCGGTCACATCGACCACGGCAAGACGACGCTGACTGCGGCCATTACCAAGGTCCTGCACGACGCGCACCCGGACCTCAACCCCTTCACGCCGTTCGACCAGATCGACAAGGCGCCGGAGGAGAAGGCCCGCGGTATCACGATCTCCATCGCGCACGTGGAGTACCAGACCGACAACCGGCACTACGCCCACGTCGACTGCCCCGGTCACGCCGACTACATCAAGAACATGATCACCGGCGCGGCCCAGATGGACGGCGCGATCCTCGTGGTCTCCGCCGCCGACGGCCCGATGCCGCAGACGAAGGAGCACGTGCTCCTCGCCCGCCAGGTCGGCGTGCCGTACATCGTCGTCGCCCTGAACAAGGCCGACGTCGTCGACGACGAGGAGATCCTGGAGCTCGTCGAGCTCGAGGTCCGCGAGCTGCTCAGCTCGTACGACTTCCCCGGCGACGACCTCCCCGTCGTCCGCGTCTCGGCGCTCAAGGCGCTCGAGGGCGACGCCAAGTGGGGCGAGTCGATCATCGAGCTGATGGCCGCGGTCGACGCCAACATCCCCGAGCCCGTCCGTGACGTCGACAAGCCGTTCCTCATGCCCATCGAGGACGTCTTCACGATCACCGGCCGCGGCACGGTCGTCACCGGCCGCATCGAGCGTGGCATCGTCAACGTCAACGAGACCGTCGACATCGTCGGCATCAAGGAAGAGACGCAGTCGACCACGGTCACCGGCGTCGAGATGTTCCGCAAGCTGCTCGACCAGGGCATGGCGGGCGACAACGTCGGCCTGCTCCTCCGCGGCATCAAGCGCGAGGACGTCGAGCGCGGCCAGGTCGTCGTCAAGCCGAAGTCGATCACGCCGCACACGGACTTCGAGGCGCAGGTCTACATCCTCGGCAAGGACGAGGGCGGCCGGCACACGCCGTTCTTCAACAACTACCGCCCGCAGTTCTACTTCCGCACCACCGACGTCACGGGTGTCGTCAACCTGCCCGAGGGCGTCGAGATGGTCATGCCCGGTGACAACACCGAGATGACCGTCACCCTGATCCAGCCCATCGCCATGGAGGAGGGTCTCCGCTTCGCGATTCGCGAGGGTGGCCGCACCGTGGGCGCTGGTCGCGTTACCAAGATCCTGAAGTAG